A DNA window from Candidatus Binataceae bacterium contains the following coding sequences:
- a CDS encoding DoxX family protein codes for MTVHRVLWAGRIMSAFVVIALVADGTIQLFAPAQIASMLQETGFAMYLTRVVGPIVLASAILYAIPATTVLGAILVAGFLGGAICANVRVGEFGSPPEIFCLLLGVMTWGGLYARDPRIRAILPLVR; via the coding sequence ATGACCGTGCATCGCGTCCTCTGGGCCGGCCGGATAATGAGCGCGTTTGTCGTTATCGCTCTGGTGGCAGACGGCACTATTCAGCTTTTCGCGCCGGCACAGATCGCGAGCATGTTGCAGGAAACCGGGTTCGCGATGTACCTGACCCGTGTCGTGGGTCCGATCGTGCTCGCCTCCGCCATACTTTACGCCATCCCGGCCACCACCGTCCTCGGCGCGATCCTAGTGGCGGGCTTTTTGGGAGGTGCCATCTGCGCCAATGTCCGCGTTGGTGAGTTTGGGTCGCCGCCGGAAATCTTCTGCCTGCTTCTGGGCGTCATGACATGGGGCGGCCTCTACGCGCGCGATCCCCGTATCCGGGCCATTCTGCCGCTCGTCCGTTGA